Proteins encoded within one genomic window of Chlorobaculum sp. MV4-Y:
- a CDS encoding N-acetylmuramoyl-L-alanine amidase codes for MKDSLSRQCIRPLSLLLFFVLFASRLLAETSGQEAVFLQVTNGPEQGYTIKVQGSTQADGVFLADIGSFTRALRLGSVFDGKQMQIDEAFGDTVTSCILMEGSNFAVIASAAGDTPKRVLQLASAPVIRRDKVYLPVDQACRMFTLWLGRQVRYNASENKIDATLGSRWPDASLQSVGRLPDDAQPKPTELTTPSSDDRTDTGSAGEKTLIDGIKIETRANGAVIRFSASGAMRNASFLRPDKSGTLYLTIENAAGSPARLARNYPEGVVKSISPKLLDNGAMQFTIALNIPTSSIKSSSFRYDARKNDYVISIMNDVDVEAIHLSEKERRIQEGLSRDVDKWKLDAVVIDAGHGGKDPGAIGTQGTREKDVVLNIARDLGMFIRQKWPDVKVIYTRKEDRFIPLKERGQIANRYGGKIFVSIHCNSSANNSKVRGPEVYILGPHKTDAALKVAMFENSVITGEENSAEKYKGFSDEYLIMSSMAQSAFATQSTELAQDVLQRLSRDGSNTRLGVRQAGFMVLWTPSMPSILVETGYLSNPSEEKLLRDRKEQTKIAYAIFQGLQQYRSRYETRMTTAARPVN; via the coding sequence ATGAAAGACTCTTTATCCAGGCAATGTATCAGGCCACTGAGCCTCCTGCTCTTTTTTGTGCTGTTTGCCTCCCGCCTCCTGGCCGAGACCTCCGGGCAGGAGGCAGTGTTCTTGCAGGTCACCAATGGTCCTGAACAGGGATATACAATCAAAGTACAGGGGAGTACCCAGGCTGATGGCGTTTTTCTGGCTGACATCGGCTCCTTTACCCGCGCCCTTCGCCTCGGCAGCGTATTCGATGGCAAGCAGATGCAGATCGACGAAGCGTTCGGCGACACGGTAACGAGCTGCATCCTCATGGAAGGCAGCAATTTTGCGGTCATCGCCTCCGCTGCAGGGGACACCCCGAAAAGGGTTTTGCAGCTCGCTTCGGCTCCTGTCATACGACGGGACAAGGTCTATCTGCCGGTTGACCAGGCGTGCCGGATGTTTACGCTCTGGCTTGGCCGGCAGGTGCGATACAACGCTTCGGAGAACAAAATCGATGCCACGCTCGGCAGCCGGTGGCCGGACGCCTCACTGCAATCCGTCGGACGCCTGCCTGATGATGCCCAGCCAAAACCAACGGAATTGACCACACCGTCATCGGACGACCGCACGGACACCGGCTCCGCCGGAGAAAAAACCCTGATCGACGGCATCAAGATCGAAACCCGCGCAAACGGCGCAGTTATCCGGTTTTCAGCTTCCGGCGCCATGCGTAACGCCTCTTTTCTCAGGCCGGACAAGAGCGGCACTCTCTATCTGACCATTGAAAATGCCGCTGGAAGTCCTGCTCGTCTTGCGAGGAATTATCCGGAAGGGGTGGTCAAATCGATCAGCCCTAAGCTTCTCGACAACGGAGCCATGCAGTTCACCATTGCACTCAATATTCCGACCTCTTCGATCAAATCATCGTCGTTTAGGTATGATGCCAGAAAAAATGATTATGTCATCTCCATCATGAATGACGTCGATGTCGAAGCCATTCATTTGTCGGAAAAAGAGCGTCGCATCCAGGAGGGTCTGAGCCGTGACGTAGACAAGTGGAAGCTCGACGCAGTGGTCATCGACGCCGGCCATGGCGGAAAAGATCCCGGCGCAATCGGCACGCAGGGCACTCGCGAAAAGGATGTGGTACTGAACATCGCCCGCGACCTCGGCATGTTCATCAGGCAGAAGTGGCCCGATGTCAAGGTGATCTACACCCGCAAGGAGGACCGCTTCATTCCTCTCAAAGAGCGCGGTCAGATCGCAAACCGCTACGGCGGTAAAATCTTTGTCAGCATCCACTGCAACTCCAGCGCGAACAACAGCAAGGTGCGCGGGCCGGAGGTCTACATTCTCGGTCCTCATAAAACGGATGCCGCTCTCAAGGTGGCTATGTTTGAAAACTCGGTTATCACCGGCGAGGAGAACTCCGCAGAAAAATACAAAGGTTTTTCCGACGAGTATCTCATCATGAGCAGCATGGCACAGAGCGCCTTTGCAACGCAATCGACCGAGCTGGCGCAGGATGTGCTCCAGCGCCTGAGCCGTGACGGCAGCAACACCAGACTCGGTGTGCGGCAGGCTGGATTCATGGTGCTCTGGACTCCCTCGATGCCAAGCATTCTGGTCGAGACCGGCTACCTGTCCAACCCCTCCGAAGAGAAGCTCCTGCGCGACCGCAAGGAACAGACCAAGATAGCCTACGCCATTTTCCAGGGCCTGCAACAGTATCGATCAAGATATGAGACCCGGATGACAACGGCGGCGCGTCCGGTCAATTGA